The Bryobacteraceae bacterium genome includes a window with the following:
- a CDS encoding GNAT family acetyltransferase: protein MRPWERNAANLAASLAFYGPVTLEPGLRLITSWVTHPVFNIALLDGPAPDPSNHGPGELERRIERASAHYRARNRSWSFWICEHLIGPRTLRRLYRIFDACGMTCIAEPPGMEIDDLPPPRRPLPALTVRTASDAQARLDFADIIGQCFYIPPALAHEVYDDPSKWCAPLEIFVGYDGSRAVTCAALIEAAGAIGIYSVGTLPGWRRRGFAEAMMRHAVAEFRRRGAAGPVVLQSSPGGMELYRRLGFRRCTRYYVFST, encoded by the coding sequence ATGCGGCCGTGGGAGCGCAACGCAGCCAATCTCGCCGCCTCGCTTGCCTTCTACGGCCCGGTCACTCTCGAGCCCGGCCTCCGCCTCATCACGAGTTGGGTGACGCATCCCGTCTTCAACATCGCCCTGCTCGACGGGCCCGCCCCCGATCCCTCCAATCACGGTCCCGGCGAGCTCGAGCGCCGCATCGAACGCGCCTCGGCCCACTACCGCGCGCGCAACCGTTCCTGGTCGTTCTGGATCTGCGAGCACCTGATCGGTCCGCGCACCCTGCGACGCCTTTACAGGATCTTCGACGCCTGCGGCATGACCTGCATCGCCGAGCCGCCCGGCATGGAAATCGACGACCTGCCCCCTCCCCGCAGACCCCTGCCCGCGCTCACGGTGCGCACCGCGTCAGACGCCCAGGCACGCCTCGACTTCGCCGACATCATCGGCCAGTGCTTCTACATCCCGCCCGCCCTCGCCCACGAGGTCTATGACGACCCCTCGAAATGGTGCGCCCCGCTGGAAATCTTCGTCGGCTACGACGGATCGCGCGCCGTCACCTGCGCGGCACTCATTGAAGCCGCCGGCGCCATCGGCATCTACTCCGTCGGCACCCTGCCCGGCTGGCGCCGCAGGGGCTTTGCCGAAGCCATGATGCGCCACGCCGTGGCCGAGTTCCGCCGCCGCGGCGCCGCCGGTCCCGTCGTCCTGCAGTCTTCTCCCGGCGGCATGGAACTCTACCGCCGCCTCGGCTTCCGCCGCTGCACCCGCTACTACGTCTTCTCCACCTGA
- the hutH gene encoding histidine ammonia-lyase, whose protein sequence is MVTLNGESLTLEQVAAVARGGEEVEIDAQAARRMRASREQVERMAEGETPVYAVNTGVGYLAETRISAGELEQLQENVVRSHACGVGDPLPREVVRAMMLIRANVLAKGLSGIRPVVARRLCSLLNHGVTPVVPSRGSVGASGDLAPLAHMALVLLGEGEAEYQGQRMDGAKALEAAGITPLSLRAKEGISLVNGTQAMLGMGALALLDMEDLCEMADVACALSTDALRGTPRAFDRRIHEARPHPGQLASARLLERLMEGSEIRESHRTCRHVQDAYSLRCAPQVHGAVRDAAAEARRIFSIELNSATDNPLVFDGEILSGGNFHGQPLALALDGLAVALCSLAGISERRIDRMVNPMLNEGLPAFLAQHPGLESGLMMWQVAAAALVAELRVLAAPASTGSITTSGNKEDFVSMGMTSALKLWEGVKMARMVLAIEMMAASQAIEFLRPLRTSPALEAFLELLREQAPVQRKDSPASGAMERVSHWLAGWRSLPKPWGGVQVEKT, encoded by the coding sequence ATGGTGACGTTGAACGGGGAGTCGCTGACGCTGGAGCAGGTGGCGGCGGTGGCGCGGGGCGGGGAAGAGGTGGAGATCGACGCGCAGGCGGCGCGGCGGATGCGCGCGTCGCGCGAGCAGGTGGAGCGGATGGCGGAGGGCGAGACTCCGGTCTATGCGGTGAATACGGGCGTGGGGTACCTGGCGGAGACGCGGATCAGCGCAGGCGAGCTGGAGCAGCTGCAGGAGAACGTGGTGCGCTCGCACGCCTGCGGCGTGGGCGACCCGCTGCCTCGCGAAGTGGTGCGGGCGATGATGCTGATCCGCGCCAACGTGCTGGCCAAGGGGCTGAGCGGCATCCGTCCCGTGGTGGCGCGGCGGCTGTGCTCGCTGCTGAACCACGGCGTGACGCCGGTGGTGCCGTCGCGCGGCAGCGTGGGCGCGAGCGGGGATCTGGCGCCGCTGGCGCACATGGCGCTGGTGCTGCTGGGCGAGGGCGAGGCGGAATATCAGGGGCAGCGGATGGATGGAGCGAAGGCGCTCGAGGCGGCGGGCATCACGCCGCTGAGCCTGCGGGCGAAGGAAGGGATCTCGCTGGTGAACGGCACGCAGGCGATGCTCGGAATGGGGGCGCTGGCGCTGCTCGACATGGAAGACCTGTGCGAGATGGCCGATGTCGCCTGCGCGCTTTCGACCGATGCTCTGCGGGGGACGCCGCGGGCGTTCGATCGGCGGATTCATGAAGCGCGGCCGCATCCTGGGCAGTTGGCGAGCGCGCGGCTGCTGGAGCGGCTGATGGAGGGCAGCGAGATCCGCGAGTCGCACCGCACGTGCCGCCACGTGCAGGACGCCTATTCGCTGCGGTGCGCGCCGCAGGTGCACGGGGCGGTGCGCGACGCGGCGGCGGAGGCGCGGCGGATTTTCTCGATCGAGCTGAATTCGGCCACGGACAACCCGCTGGTGTTCGACGGGGAGATTCTTTCGGGAGGCAATTTCCACGGGCAGCCGCTGGCGCTGGCGCTGGACGGGCTCGCGGTGGCGCTGTGTTCGCTTGCGGGGATCAGCGAGCGGCGCATCGACCGCATGGTGAACCCGATGCTGAACGAGGGGCTGCCGGCGTTTCTGGCGCAGCATCCGGGGCTCGAGTCCGGGCTGATGATGTGGCAGGTGGCAGCGGCGGCGCTGGTGGCGGAGCTGAGGGTGCTTGCGGCGCCGGCGTCGACGGGTTCGATCACGACGAGCGGCAACAAGGAGGACTTCGTGAGCATGGGGATGACGTCCGCGCTGAAGCTGTGGGAGGGGGTCAAAATGGCGCGGATGGTGCTGGCGATCGAGATGATGGCGGCGTCGCAGGCGATCGAGTTTCTGCGCCCGCTGAGAACGAGCCCGGCGCTGGAAGCGTTTCTCGAGCTGCTGCGCGAGCAGGCGCCAGTGCAAAGGAAGGACAGCCCGGCATCCGGGGCGATGGAGAGGGTCTCGCACTGGCTGGCGGGATGGCGCAGCCTTCCGAAGCCGTGGGGCGGGGTTCAGGTGGAGAAGACGTAG
- a CDS encoding tRNA/rRNA methyltransferase gives MPAQRLPVVVVLDNVRSMYNAGAFFRTCDAAGVEKLVLCGITAHPPQPGVAKTALGAERSVPWQYEVDTLVALRMYQARGYQLAAIETAEPAVDLFDWQPRWPVCLVFGNEVDGLSDGVLEVCSVRVRIPMRGSKSSLNVATAGGIAIYELLRKWRGARHGTL, from the coding sequence ATGCCAGCCCAGCGTCTGCCCGTTGTCGTCGTGCTCGACAACGTCCGCTCCATGTACAACGCCGGCGCCTTCTTCCGCACCTGCGATGCCGCGGGCGTCGAGAAGCTCGTCCTCTGCGGCATCACCGCCCACCCGCCGCAGCCCGGCGTGGCGAAGACCGCGCTCGGCGCCGAGCGCAGCGTACCCTGGCAATACGAAGTCGACACCCTCGTCGCTCTGCGCATGTATCAGGCGCGCGGCTATCAGCTCGCCGCCATCGAAACCGCCGAGCCCGCGGTCGATCTCTTCGACTGGCAACCCCGCTGGCCTGTCTGCCTCGTCTTCGGCAACGAAGTCGACGGGCTTTCCGACGGCGTGCTGGAAGTCTGCAGCGTCCGCGTCCGCATCCCCATGCGCGGCTCGAAAAGCTCCCTCAACGTCGCCACCGCCGGCGGCATCGCCATCTACGAACTCCTCCGCAAGTGGCGCGGCGCCCGGCATGGCACACTGTAG
- a CDS encoding arylsulfatase A family protein, whose translation MELTRRGLMASVAGPFLMQRRAAGPRPNIVLVLADDLAAWMTGCYGNREIRTPNIDRLADAGTRMAQSFVCTPVCSPSRATLFTGRTPRQHGIQDFLTDNPVAEPEQGQKAPPESFAREIMISDVLAGAGYRCGYVGKWHMGGDEKPGHGFEFTATLLGQRYENPRLSVQGSPVSEKGYLAEILTKYASDFIDRQQKDRPFFLTVAHLNPHLPYDGHPQRYYDMYRDARFETFGIQPAAANALREKKYLEDPVPHIRKCAASVTALDDQVGALHRKLMEKGLFDNTIFIFTSDNGFLLGRHGLWSKGHASHPINMYEEVMRVPMIWSWPGRIPVQAVRPELVSFYDFLPTLCEAAGVEPPNDRNLCGRSYLSLLLNQPLPRKNPWPDLVFGHFRYTEMARDKYYKLVVREPGTGPGELYDIRKDPNERVNLYQDAGFTTVRTRLEKRLAEWREKYA comes from the coding sequence ATGGAACTGACGCGGCGCGGGCTGATGGCCTCCGTGGCCGGCCCGTTTCTGATGCAGCGGCGCGCGGCAGGACCGCGGCCGAACATCGTGCTGGTGCTGGCCGACGACCTGGCGGCGTGGATGACGGGCTGCTACGGGAACCGCGAGATCCGCACGCCGAACATCGACCGGCTGGCGGATGCGGGCACTCGGATGGCGCAATCGTTCGTCTGCACGCCGGTGTGTTCGCCGAGCCGGGCGACCCTGTTCACGGGCCGCACGCCCCGCCAGCACGGCATCCAGGATTTCCTGACGGACAATCCGGTGGCCGAGCCGGAGCAGGGGCAGAAAGCGCCGCCGGAGTCTTTCGCCCGCGAGATCATGATCAGCGACGTGCTGGCTGGGGCCGGCTACCGCTGCGGCTACGTGGGCAAGTGGCACATGGGCGGGGATGAAAAACCGGGGCACGGATTTGAATTTACGGCCACGCTGCTCGGCCAGCGCTACGAAAATCCGCGATTGTCGGTGCAGGGAAGCCCAGTTTCGGAAAAAGGATATCTGGCCGAAATTCTGACGAAATACGCCTCGGATTTCATTGACCGGCAGCAGAAAGACCGGCCGTTTTTCCTGACGGTGGCGCATCTCAATCCGCATTTGCCGTACGACGGCCACCCGCAGCGCTACTACGACATGTACCGGGATGCGCGTTTCGAGACGTTCGGCATCCAGCCGGCGGCTGCCAACGCGCTGCGCGAAAAGAAGTATCTGGAAGATCCGGTGCCGCACATCCGCAAGTGCGCGGCCTCGGTGACGGCGCTGGACGATCAGGTGGGGGCGCTGCACCGGAAGCTGATGGAGAAGGGGCTCTTCGACAACACGATTTTCATCTTCACGAGCGACAACGGGTTCCTGCTGGGGCGGCACGGGTTGTGGAGCAAGGGGCACGCCTCGCATCCGATCAACATGTACGAGGAAGTGATGCGGGTGCCGATGATCTGGTCGTGGCCCGGCCGGATTCCGGTGCAGGCAGTGCGGCCGGAGCTGGTGAGCTTCTATGATTTTCTGCCGACGCTGTGCGAAGCGGCGGGCGTCGAGCCGCCGAACGACCGCAACCTGTGCGGGCGGAGCTATCTTTCACTGCTGCTGAACCAGCCGTTGCCGCGCAAGAATCCGTGGCCGGATCTGGTGTTCGGCCACTTCCGCTATACGGAGATGGCGCGCGACAAGTATTACAAGCTGGTGGTCCGCGAGCCGGGCACGGGGCCGGGCGAACTCTACGACATCCGCAAGGACCCGAACGAGCGCGTGAACCTGTATCAGGACGCCGGGTTCACGACGGTGCGGACGCGGCTGGAAAAGCGGCTGGCCGAGTGGCGCGAGAAGTACGCCTGA
- the wzm gene encoding transport permease protein, with amino-acid sequence MPLRLPGMMFLRVLRERRSLIYQMVRRDFEQRFVGSAAGWLWTLIHPLVLLVSWVFVFQYCLKVPPPPGAGDSYTLFLFCGYLPWMLFQETVQRSANSLVEQSSLITKTVFPAEIIPVTLFLSSLASHGFALLVAIVMVRAMAGHFSVLVLLLPVYTALLGLFAIGIGWLAASLQVFLRDTAQLVVVLLTGWFWLTPIFIDESYFPPAARFLVKYNPLALVVKGYRQRLMTYELPQVSDLLTLAAVAGAAFFIGGMFFRHLKRGFADVL; translated from the coding sequence ATGCCTCTCCGCCTTCCGGGGATGATGTTTCTGCGGGTGCTGCGCGAGCGGCGTTCGCTGATCTACCAGATGGTGCGGAGGGATTTCGAGCAGCGTTTCGTCGGCAGCGCGGCAGGGTGGTTGTGGACGCTGATCCACCCGCTGGTGCTGCTGGTGAGCTGGGTGTTTGTGTTCCAGTATTGCCTGAAGGTGCCGCCGCCGCCCGGGGCGGGAGACAGCTACACGCTGTTTCTGTTCTGCGGGTATCTGCCGTGGATGCTGTTTCAGGAGACGGTGCAGCGCTCGGCGAATTCGCTGGTGGAGCAGTCGAGCCTGATCACGAAGACCGTGTTTCCGGCGGAGATCATTCCGGTGACGCTGTTTCTGTCGTCGCTGGCGAGCCACGGATTCGCCCTGCTGGTAGCGATCGTGATGGTGCGCGCGATGGCGGGACACTTCAGCGTGCTGGTTCTGCTGCTGCCGGTGTATACGGCGCTGCTGGGACTGTTTGCGATCGGCATCGGCTGGCTGGCGGCGAGCCTGCAGGTGTTCCTGCGCGACACGGCGCAGCTGGTGGTGGTGCTGCTGACAGGCTGGTTCTGGCTGACGCCGATCTTCATCGACGAATCGTACTTTCCGCCGGCGGCGCGGTTTCTGGTGAAGTACAATCCGCTGGCGCTGGTGGTGAAGGGCTACCGGCAGAGGCTGATGACGTACGAGCTGCCGCAGGTCTCGGATCTGCTGACGCTGGCGGCGGTGGCGGGCGCGGCGTTTTTCATCGGGGGGATGTTTTTCCGCCATCTGAAGCGCGGCTTCGCCGACGTGCTGTAG
- a CDS encoding transposase codes for MSQKERDWLHWLKRVQEGEITQRQAAEWMDVSERWVRELVRRYERVGDGVVVHGLRGRAWNRRIEEAKREEAMKLLRQPDWHDFGPTFASEQLARCGIGASKETVRQWMMAAGLWESRRRKAREVHEWRPRRSAWGELVQWDTSEHDWLEGRGEPVRYLVRMIDDATSRSWGRFVASDSTRANMGVLWEYLERYGRMVDVYTDRHSMFVVARRGRESEDEWRAADRLTQIGRALRELGIGWIGALSPQAKGRVERSFGTDQDRLVKLLRLARVRTLAEANRFLEQEYWPEWNERFALPLEGVANAHRPLTAEIDLGASLSHVETRVIDNDYTISFAGRRYQIARQDVQAGMKRQSLRVELRLDGTLKARYEGRYVEIAECGPPAPAAPAAPRKPPRRNHNAGGKSRWMEGFWERPAPPMWLAIEESNRHG; via the coding sequence ATGAGCCAAAAGGAACGGGACTGGTTGCACTGGCTGAAGCGGGTGCAGGAAGGCGAGATCACGCAGCGGCAGGCGGCGGAGTGGATGGATGTGAGCGAGCGGTGGGTGAGGGAGCTGGTGCGGCGCTACGAGCGGGTGGGCGACGGGGTGGTGGTGCACGGGCTGCGGGGGCGGGCCTGGAACCGGCGGATCGAGGAAGCGAAGCGGGAAGAAGCGATGAAGCTGCTGCGGCAGCCGGACTGGCATGATTTCGGGCCGACGTTTGCGAGCGAGCAGTTGGCCAGGTGCGGCATTGGGGCGAGCAAGGAGACGGTGCGGCAGTGGATGATGGCGGCGGGGCTGTGGGAGAGCCGGCGGCGGAAGGCGAGGGAGGTGCACGAGTGGCGGCCGCGGCGGAGCGCATGGGGGGAGCTGGTGCAGTGGGACACGTCGGAGCACGACTGGCTGGAGGGCCGGGGCGAGCCGGTGCGGTATCTGGTGCGGATGATCGATGACGCGACGAGCCGGAGCTGGGGGCGGTTTGTGGCGAGCGACAGCACGCGGGCCAACATGGGGGTGCTGTGGGAGTACCTGGAGCGGTATGGGCGGATGGTGGATGTGTACACGGACCGGCACTCGATGTTTGTGGTGGCGCGGAGGGGGAGGGAAAGCGAAGACGAGTGGCGTGCGGCGGACCGGCTGACGCAGATCGGGCGGGCGCTGCGGGAGTTGGGCATCGGCTGGATCGGGGCGCTGTCGCCACAGGCCAAGGGGCGGGTGGAGCGCAGTTTCGGCACGGACCAGGACCGGCTGGTGAAGCTGCTGCGGCTGGCCAGGGTGAGGACTCTGGCGGAAGCCAACCGGTTTCTGGAGCAGGAGTACTGGCCGGAGTGGAACGAGCGCTTCGCGCTGCCTCTGGAGGGCGTGGCGAATGCACACCGGCCGCTGACGGCGGAGATCGATCTGGGGGCCAGTTTGAGCCATGTCGAGACGCGGGTGATCGACAACGACTACACGATCTCGTTCGCCGGCCGCCGGTATCAGATCGCGCGGCAGGACGTGCAGGCCGGGATGAAGCGCCAGAGCCTGCGGGTGGAACTGCGGCTGGACGGAACGCTCAAAGCCCGGTATGAAGGCCGCTACGTAGAGATCGCTGAGTGCGGGCCGCCGGCGCCGGCTGCGCCTGCGGCGCCGCGCAAGCCGCCGCGCCGGAACCACAATGCCGGTGGCAAAAGCCGGTGGATGGAGGGCTTCTGGGAGCGGCCCGCCCCGCCGATGTGGCTGGCCATCGAGGAGTCCAACCGCCATGGCTGA
- a CDS encoding trimethylamine corrinoid protein, which produces MADLAKLYDAILNGDQKTAVAVTQEALAEGCDPMELITKHMVPAMDEVGRRFECEEYFVPELLLSARAMKGSLELLRPLLAASGAQPAGRVVIGTVKGDLHDIGKNLVASMLEGGGFEVIDLGADVPPERFIEAVREKNARIVALSALLTVTMPAMRKTIDALKEAGIRDQIKVMVGGAPVTPQFAEEIGADGYGENATAAVALARKFVQAG; this is translated from the coding sequence ATGGCTGATCTCGCCAAACTCTATGACGCCATCCTCAACGGCGACCAGAAGACCGCTGTGGCGGTCACCCAGGAAGCGCTGGCCGAAGGCTGCGACCCCATGGAGCTGATCACGAAACACATGGTGCCCGCCATGGACGAAGTCGGCCGCCGGTTCGAGTGCGAGGAATACTTCGTTCCCGAACTGCTGCTCTCCGCGCGCGCCATGAAGGGCTCGCTTGAACTGCTCCGTCCGCTGCTCGCCGCCAGCGGCGCCCAGCCCGCGGGACGCGTCGTCATCGGCACGGTCAAGGGCGACCTCCATGACATCGGCAAGAATCTCGTGGCTTCCATGCTGGAAGGCGGCGGCTTCGAGGTCATCGACCTCGGCGCAGACGTGCCGCCCGAGCGCTTCATCGAAGCCGTCCGCGAGAAGAACGCCCGAATCGTCGCCCTGTCGGCGCTTCTCACCGTCACCATGCCCGCCATGCGCAAGACGATCGACGCTTTGAAGGAAGCCGGCATCCGCGATCAGATCAAGGTCATGGTCGGCGGCGCCCCTGTCACGCCGCAGTTTGCCGAAGAGATCGGCGCCGACGGTTACGGCGAGAACGCCACGGCTGCAGTCGCTCTGGCCCGGAAGTTCGTCCAGGCAGGTTGA
- a CDS encoding homocysteine S-methyltransferase produces the protein MSRLAEWTAQRVLITDGAWGTRLQELGLDPGEIPDAWNLAHPERVEQVAREYVEAGSDVILTNTFRANRITLAAAGLADRSREINQSGVELSRRAAAGRARVAASIGPSGRMLMTGEVTPEELHAAFLEQAEALAAAGADALLVETMSDLEEARIALRAARTTGLPVIVSFAFDTGRNRDRTMMGVTPEQAAAEMQAEGADAVGANCGAGIDRFPALCERMRQACTLPVWIKANAGLPEWREGRAVYTAEPAAFAAHLRALVEAGASFVGGCCGTSPDFVRALVAAREAL, from the coding sequence ATGTCGAGACTCGCCGAATGGACCGCCCAGCGTGTCCTCATCACGGACGGCGCATGGGGCACACGCCTTCAGGAACTCGGCCTCGATCCCGGCGAAATTCCGGATGCATGGAACCTCGCCCACCCTGAGCGTGTCGAACAGGTGGCCCGGGAATATGTGGAAGCCGGCAGCGACGTGATCCTGACCAATACGTTCCGCGCCAACCGCATCACGCTCGCCGCCGCCGGTCTGGCTGACCGTTCCCGCGAGATCAACCAGTCCGGCGTCGAACTCAGCCGCCGCGCGGCCGCTGGCCGCGCCCGAGTCGCCGCTTCCATTGGCCCGAGCGGCAGGATGCTGATGACCGGGGAAGTCACGCCGGAAGAGCTTCACGCCGCTTTCCTCGAGCAGGCTGAGGCTCTGGCCGCCGCGGGCGCCGACGCGCTCCTCGTCGAAACGATGAGCGATCTCGAAGAGGCGCGCATCGCTCTCCGCGCCGCGCGCACGACCGGCCTGCCCGTCATCGTCTCGTTCGCCTTTGATACAGGCAGGAACCGCGACCGGACCATGATGGGCGTCACCCCGGAGCAGGCCGCCGCGGAAATGCAGGCGGAAGGCGCGGACGCCGTCGGCGCCAATTGCGGCGCCGGCATCGACCGCTTCCCGGCCCTGTGCGAGCGCATGCGCCAGGCGTGCACGTTGCCGGTCTGGATCAAGGCGAATGCAGGCCTGCCCGAGTGGCGCGAGGGCCGCGCCGTCTACACTGCGGAACCAGCGGCATTCGCCGCTCATTTGCGGGCGCTGGTCGAAGCCGGCGCATCGTTTGTGGGCGGCTGCTGCGGCACCTCGCCGGACTTCGTCCGCGCCCTCGTCGCCGCCAGGGAGGCTCTGTGA
- a CDS encoding methylcobamide:CoM methyltransferase — MTGKKRVLARIRHQQPDHLPLMPITMMFAADVAGVRYGDYARDHRVLAQAQLTVARRFGFDYVSAISDPARETADLGGAIEWFDDQPPAVIESRAVLHEKSVLDRLPLPDPLAPGSRMKDRVDGVALLAREAGDELMVEGWVEGPCALAADLRGLNTLMLDFIDDPPFVEALFDFCVRLEVRFARAQVEAGASLMGIGDAAASLIGPRLYHQFVLPFEQKLVAAIHEMGVPVRLHICGNTRKIAKGMGETGADIVDLDFLTPMHEARAAMPEPQVLLGNIDPVRVLRDGTPEQVEAALEECFRAAGPSYIAGPGCETPRGTPFENIEAMARFAQSRL, encoded by the coding sequence ATGACCGGAAAAAAGCGTGTTCTGGCCCGCATCCGCCATCAGCAGCCCGATCATCTGCCCCTGATGCCCATCACCATGATGTTCGCAGCCGATGTGGCGGGCGTCCGCTACGGCGACTATGCCCGGGACCACCGCGTGCTCGCTCAGGCGCAGCTGACCGTAGCCCGCCGCTTCGGATTCGACTATGTCAGCGCCATCTCCGACCCGGCGCGGGAGACCGCCGACCTCGGCGGCGCCATCGAGTGGTTCGACGATCAACCCCCAGCGGTCATCGAGAGCCGGGCCGTTCTCCATGAAAAGAGCGTTCTGGACCGCCTCCCTCTCCCCGATCCTCTGGCGCCCGGCAGCCGGATGAAGGACCGCGTCGACGGCGTGGCCCTCCTCGCCCGGGAAGCCGGCGATGAGCTGATGGTGGAAGGCTGGGTGGAAGGCCCCTGCGCGCTCGCCGCCGATCTCCGCGGACTCAACACGCTGATGCTCGATTTCATCGATGATCCGCCTTTCGTCGAGGCGCTGTTCGACTTCTGCGTCCGGCTCGAGGTCCGCTTCGCCCGCGCCCAGGTCGAGGCCGGGGCGTCGCTGATGGGCATCGGGGATGCGGCCGCCTCTCTCATCGGCCCCAGGCTGTATCACCAGTTTGTTCTTCCTTTCGAGCAGAAACTGGTGGCCGCCATTCACGAAATGGGCGTCCCTGTGCGCCTTCATATCTGCGGCAATACACGGAAAATTGCCAAAGGAATGGGCGAAACCGGAGCCGATATTGTCGATCTGGACTTCCTCACTCCGATGCACGAGGCCCGCGCCGCCATGCCCGAGCCGCAGGTGCTGCTCGGCAACATCGATCCCGTGCGCGTGCTGCGCGACGGCACGCCGGAACAGGTGGAAGCCGCGCTCGAGGAGTGCTTCCGCGCTGCAGGCCCCTCTTACATCGCCGGGCCCGGCTGCGAGACGCCCCGCGGCACGCCGTTTGAAAACATCGAAGCCATGGCGCGTTTCGCCCAATCCCGCCTGTGA
- a CDS encoding radical SAM protein, with protein sequence MRDFSEAPFLVIWEVTQACDLACRHCRASAQPERHPAELDLAEGLAVIRQVKQFGDPLMVFTGGDPLKRADLFDLLEASVRAGLRTTITPSATPLLTRDAVRRFRDIGVARMAVSLDGADAEQHDGFRGVAGSFQITLEALRAARECGLETQVNTTVTRRNSASLGRIADLVGSAQARLWSVFFLVLTGRAQLEDDLSAEEYEQVFETLYQISLTAPFDVKTTEAQHYRRFVAQQKKAGGAAPGGKPGGAIARQAGINDGKGLLFISHTGEIYPSGFLEVSAGNVRSVSLADAYRQSRLFRVLRNGDALGGKCGVCEYRNLCGGSRSRAWALTGDFLAADPRCAYVPAAMA encoded by the coding sequence ATGCGCGATTTTTCCGAAGCTCCGTTTCTCGTGATCTGGGAGGTGACGCAGGCGTGCGATCTGGCGTGCCGGCACTGCAGGGCGTCGGCTCAGCCCGAGCGGCATCCGGCGGAGCTGGATCTGGCGGAAGGGCTGGCAGTGATCCGGCAAGTGAAACAGTTCGGCGATCCGCTGATGGTGTTCACAGGCGGAGACCCTCTGAAACGCGCCGATCTGTTCGATCTGCTGGAGGCAAGCGTCCGGGCAGGCTTGCGAACCACGATCACGCCGAGCGCGACACCGTTGCTCACTCGCGATGCGGTACGCCGGTTCCGGGACATCGGCGTCGCCCGCATGGCGGTCAGCCTCGACGGGGCGGACGCCGAGCAGCATGACGGATTCCGCGGGGTGGCGGGAAGCTTTCAGATCACGCTGGAAGCGCTGCGGGCGGCGCGGGAATGCGGGCTGGAGACGCAGGTGAACACGACGGTGACGCGGCGGAATTCCGCGTCCTTGGGCAGGATTGCGGATCTGGTGGGCAGTGCGCAGGCCCGGTTATGGAGCGTGTTTTTTCTTGTCTTGACTGGCCGGGCGCAACTCGAAGATGATCTTTCGGCGGAAGAGTACGAGCAGGTGTTCGAGACCTTGTACCAGATCTCCCTGACGGCTCCGTTCGACGTCAAAACGACGGAGGCCCAGCACTACCGCCGTTTTGTCGCGCAGCAGAAAAAGGCGGGAGGAGCGGCGCCGGGCGGAAAGCCCGGCGGAGCGATTGCGCGGCAGGCGGGGATCAATGACGGTAAAGGGCTATTGTTTATTTCCCACACCGGCGAGATTTATCCTTCCGGATTTCTGGAGGTGTCGGCCGGAAACGTCCGGTCTGTTTCTCTCGCGGACGCCTACCGCCAGTCCCGCCTGTTCCGGGTCCTGAGGAACGGAGATGCGCTCGGCGGCAAGTGCGGAGTGTGCGAATACCGGAACCTGTGCGGCGGATCGCGGTCGCGCGCCTGGGCTCTCACCGGGGATTTCCTGGCGGCAGATCCACGGTGCGCCTACGTGCCCGCGGCGATGGCCTGA
- a CDS encoding Crp/Fnr family transcriptional regulator yields MAVRREDVFRATPLFRTLPEELRRELAEMAVEKRYEAGEVMFYEGDPCEGLFVVGEGTVKICKTSPTGREIMLAMETAPSSVAEVPLFDEGDYPATVRTLTPVTAYLIRKEDFRRYCLAHPEVALRVFAILGRRLRQLVGLIEAITFGSVRQRLARLLLESHERGEMESAPLTHEELAMRLGTVREVVSRNLARFQAEGMVKIDRRQIVITDAEALRAEAETEF; encoded by the coding sequence ATGGCTGTACGACGGGAAGACGTGTTTCGTGCGACGCCGCTGTTCCGCACGCTGCCGGAGGAGCTGCGCAGGGAGCTGGCGGAGATGGCGGTGGAGAAGCGGTACGAAGCAGGGGAGGTGATGTTTTACGAGGGCGACCCCTGCGAGGGCCTCTTCGTCGTGGGCGAGGGGACGGTGAAGATTTGCAAGACGAGCCCCACGGGGAGGGAGATCATGCTGGCAATGGAAACCGCGCCCTCTTCTGTGGCGGAAGTGCCCCTGTTCGATGAAGGCGACTACCCGGCGACGGTACGGACGCTGACACCGGTGACGGCGTACCTGATCCGCAAAGAGGATTTCCGGCGCTATTGCCTGGCGCATCCCGAGGTGGCGCTGCGGGTGTTCGCCATTCTGGGCAGGCGGCTGCGGCAGCTTGTCGGACTGATCGAGGCGATCACATTCGGCAGCGTGCGCCAGCGGCTGGCGCGGCTGCTGCTGGAGTCGCATGAACGGGGCGAGATGGAGAGCGCGCCGCTGACCCACGAGGAACTGGCGATGCGATTGGGAACGGTGCGCGAAGTGGTGAGCCGCAACCTGGCGCGGTTTCAGGCGGAGGGGATGGTGAAGATCGACCGGCGGCAGATTGTCATCACTGACGCCGAGGCGTTGCGCGCCGAAGCCGAAACCGAGTTTTGA